One Gopherus evgoodei ecotype Sinaloan lineage chromosome 1, rGopEvg1_v1.p, whole genome shotgun sequence genomic window, TTGCCTCAAAATATGGGGTGTTCAAAGCTAGTtttgctccctctccccaaccATTTTTGTGTCAAATATAGGAATGGACTGATTAAGAATCAGGGCCTCTGTTGAGACTACCAAGTTGTCTCAAGGGTGAGTGAGCTACCTGTCCACTAGAACTGCATTGAGCTCCATTAGCCGATTTAACACAGACTGTTGAATCCCTGTCCTGTACTAGTGACTTCTGATCCCTCCTGACCTGGTCTGGTTCAGCCCACTAGCCTTAGAGGTGAAAGGTTGTGTGTCCAGTTACAAACTGCAGGAGCCTGCCCATCCTTcccaaaagaatttaaaaaaatatcctgaATGTGTAATGACATGAATGAATAAATCATAATAATGATGATTCAAGTAACCATATGAATGAATAATTCATCAGAAGATTTGAAATAGGAATCATGGTAAAAAAGCAATTTACTATCACAagataaatgttgatttttttttaaaggatctaTTCTTCGGTAAACTTAGTCATGTGATGCATAAATTGCCTAATTATGCACAATGTAAACAGGAATCACACCCCGTAGTGCAGCAGACTTGCTGATTTAGCACAGAAAAcaagaggaaggaaaaagaactAGGCactgttaaaataatttaatagcagattctcacctcCTTTCTGAAGACAGAACCAAGAAGAGTAGCAACCAACTGGTCAAAAGCATTCCAGGCGTTAACAACTAAGAATCTTGCCAGATAACTAGACTGGAAAGGGAGAGAGTTCAGGGAATGCTCTGCTTCTACACTGTATGCTGTTTAGGGATGGTATGGATTGAGGACGTGGCTGGAAGCCAACAAAGTCATCAGATGCTACAACTATAAaagcctagataatacttagcactgGTAATGTACTCTTCATcaaatgatctaatggtcctttgcaaggaggggaaggagcattagcccccttttacagatggagaaactgagccaGGGTGAGATTAAGTGATAGAAGGAGATGGTCATAGATGTTAGGACCAGAAGGGCCTGTTATTGTTAGCTCACCTAGTGTGATCTCCTATAGTTCGCAGGACACAACATTTCACTGGGTTACCCTTCCTGAGCCCAGGGCTCCTGACTCCCGTAGATTACTCAGGTAATTTCCATTCACAAAGCCAGTTTCCTAAGGGTAACAGattttgttcttttaatataTGTGATCAGATCATACATATAAAGTGAGGCTCTGGAGGTTGTTTAAAACCAgccagtgacttgctcaaggtcagatACTGATGGGCAAAGAAGGGAGCGCGCACCAGGTCTCCTGGAGCAGTGTCCCCTACTCTGAACACTGGATCACGCTGCCTTGTTTTCTGCCATTCGCCGGGGCTTAGGTTAACAAAACTGTCATTCCGAGTAGGGGGAGCTGCTACCTCCAGAGCCAGCCCCTGAGCTGGAGCAGTTCGCGCGGGGGAAGGTCGTGCATCCATCCGTTGCGACGGGAGCGCTGTAGCGATTTCACCTTCCCGCTGGAGCTTGTAGGGCCGCTGATGGGGAGGGCAGTGCGGGCACCGATcgcccccctccccagagctTTACTGTTGCTGCGTCCTCcggctgggtgggtgggggcttggggaggaAGGCGGAGGCAGGCACCACTCTCCGCCCCACGTCTAGCTGTGTGTGTAGGAAGGAGAGAGGACGGAGCTGGAGGAGCTGCGGTAGCAGCTAGGGGCAGGCGCCCAGCCGCCCCGCCGGTACCcgccgaggaggagcagggcgCAGCTGGCGCTGGAGACCGAGAGCCAGACACTGGCAGAGGCTGAGCCGGGGCGCAGAAGGCGCAACAGGCGGAGGCGGACCCCGGCGGGAAGGACAGACTGAGCGGCGCGAGGGACCGACAGAGCCAGCCCCGCCCAGGAGAAGAGAGAAACCGGCAAGCGGGAGCGACAGCCGCACCCCGGCTCCTGAAGGAGAGGGAAGGACAGCCAGCGAGCCAGCCTGCGGGAGGTGAAACAGGGACAGCCAGACAGGCCGCGAGCTCCAGCCcccagcggggaggggcgcgCAGACCCAGACCCCAGCGGCGGGAGGGGAGGGACAGACGGACCCAGACCCCAGCAAGGGGAAGGACAGAGGGACCCAGACCCCAGTCGGGAGCGCGGAGGACAGACGGACTCAGACCCCAGCagcagcggggggagggagagcgcACCCTGCGCTGGGCAGAGCAGCAGACCCAGGGCTGCCCCGCCACCTCCCCGCCGGGCTTGGCTCCCCTGGCCTGGCAGTGCAGCTGGCATGTGGGCGGAGGAGCCCCTGTCTCTGGCAGGGGCCAGGGGCGGCTGCGGAGAGGCGGAGGCTGCCGGGGAGGACCGGAGCGGGAgcggcagctgctgcagcagcgagCGCCTGGTGATCAACATCTCCGGGCTGCGCTTCGAGACCCAGCTGCGGACCCTGTCTCTCTTCCCGGACACCCTGCTGGGGGACCCGAGCCGCCGAATGCGCTTCTTCGACCCGCTGCGCAACGAGTACTTCTTCGATCGGAACCGGCCCAGCTTCGACGCCATCCTCTATTACTACCAGTCCGGGGGCCGGCTCCGCAAGCCAGTCCATGTGCCCCTGGACATCTTCATGGAGGAGATCCGTTTCtaccagctgggggaggaggccaTCGAGACCTTCCGGGAGGACGAGGGCTTCatccaggaggaggagaagcccctGCCTCAACAGCACTTCCAGCGCCAGGTGTGGCTCCTTTTCGAGTACCCTGAGAGCTCTGGGCCAGCCCGGGGCATCGCCATCGTCTCGGTGCTGGTGATTCTCATCTCCATAGTCATCTTCTGCCTGGAGACCCTGCCCGAGTTCCGCCAGGAAAGCAAGGGCGCTCTGCCGGGCCTTGCGGAGGGCGCGCACCAGGACAACCAGATGTTCTTGCTCCCTGAGCAGCCAAATGGCACCCCATCTCCAATGCACCCCTCTCCTAGGGCAAGCCCTTTCTTCACAGACCCCTTCTTCCTCATCGAGACCCTGTGCATCATCTGGTTCTCCTTCGAGCTGCTGGTGCGCTTCTTCGCCTGCCCCAGCAAGCCCGAGTTCTCCAGGAACATCATGAACATTATAGACATCGTGGCCATCATCCCCTACTTCATCACCCTGGGCACCGAGCTGGCTCAAGAGCAACAGAAAAAACAGCAGCCTAGGACTGCCATTAACAACAACGGGGGCCAGCAGCAAACCATGTCCCTGGCCATCCTCAGGGTCATCCGCCTGGTCAGGGTCTTCAGGATCTTCAAGCTCTCCAGACACTCCAAGGGGCTGCAGATCCTGGGGAAAACTCTCCAGGCCAGCATGAGAGAGCTTGGACTCctcatcttttttcttttcatcgGTGTGATCCTCTTCTCTAGTGCCGTGTATTTTGCTGAGACAGATGACCCAGAATCTTTGTTCACCAGTATCCCTGATGCTTTCTGGTGGGCAGTAGTGACCATGACCACTGTGGGCTATGGGGACATGTACCCTATGACAATCGGGGGCAAGATTGTGGGCTCCTTGTGTGCCATCGCTGGCGTGCTGACCATAGCCCTGCCTGTACCTGTTATTGTGTCCAACTTTAACTATTTCTACCACCGAGAAACTGAGCAGGAGGAGCAGTGCCGGTACACCCATGTCACCTGTGGCCAGCAGCAATCTCCTTTCTCGGAGCCTAAAAAGGGGGACAGTAATCAGTCCCTCAGTAAATCAGAATTTCTGGAGACAGAAGATTTAGAATCTATGAAATATCCCAACTTCATTCCAACCAGCAACCAGGACTACAGAGGGAAGAAAATGCTGACAGAAGTGTGATCAGCTTCTCTAACAAGGTGTGGAACAAGACTGAACTTTTACAGTTCTACTACCCTCACCCCATTTTCCTGGATCCCAAATGCATAGCCACAAGCTGCTTCACATTCTCTCTCCCACTAGCAGCGGCATATGTTCAAGACAAAACACCAGACTGCGCATTGTGATGCTGAAAACAAATTGCTTGTGATTTGGACACTCCTGTCCTTGGTTGCTATGTCTCATTAGCTTGTGCAATTGGACATTCTTTTGCCTTACTCTATAGATCAAAGGTGCCCTCTTGTtgtccccttccccttccattttatttttgacGTAGGGCGGAGCTTTATTCCGGTTGTAACGTTGAAGACTAATTTTTCTACTACATCGACAAAAGAAAAGCCCAGGCCACATTTGTTGCTAAAAGATCAGGCGGAGAATAGGTCACATGGGCTATTAACATCAGTCTCAAGCTGTGCTGGTGAATTTCTGTGCTGGTGCAGTGACCTTGGTTGTGGGATCAGTCATGCCTGCCATGCCGTTGCCTTGGGAGAATGGAAATGTTGGATCCagtgttgcattgtgttctgcagATGTAGGGAAAGTCAACGAGTGGCCTTCCTGTGACACTTTTCCTTGGGTTTGCACTGCAATGTGCATCTAAGGGCCTGTTTGTTATTAGATTTTCAGATCTAAAAGCActttaatttttaacttgttgccATGGTAGAAGTTGTGACCAACATTCTCCATGTGTGGTATAGCAGAAacagttgttttttaaatttatagtAATTATTTTCTTATTCTTTGTGTTTGAACAAGTTTCACCTTTGTTTCCATCAGTGGGCCTATTGTTAATTAGCATTTATCATAGCAACACCATCTTTGTGCCTGAAGTGTCTTCCTATGCAAAGCACATTTGGGCTAATTCCTTTGTCTTCTGACATGTACCACATAAGTGTTTTTATGTAATGTACTTTATGCTACAAGTATCCGGTTCTGTACTTAGAACCATGGGAGCAGTTGACTTCATTGAGGTGTGCAGTTCTGAATTTAAGGGCTTGTATAGATTAGGGAAATTTGCAATGGTGTATTTACACTGCTGCAGATCCCTGCTGTAGACACACTGCATCAGTGCAAAATGGGGCTTACATTAGTATGACAAACCCACCGGGGTCAATCACACCAGTATAGGTCTGTCATTTAGGGGGATGCATTGCTACCAGTGCAAGTTTCCCTAATCTGTCTAGATAAACCCTAAAGGAATAACTGGGATCTTTTGAACGAGGAAAAAAGACCTAAAGGCCTAATCTTGGAAAGATGCTGCTGTCTTAACAAGAAATACCCATAATGTAAGTTTAGATGGAAGACGCACCAAGATTGTTCACATAGTCCAGCAACATGAGATCAACATTTGTCGGCAGTGCAAAAGGCACACTCTGGTCTGAAGCATTATGCTTATCAGTGAGCACATTTTACAACTCAAGGTGCATCTATTGTATCCCAGATCATCTCACTATTTAAAAGAACTCTGCCtgttttctgatttaaaataatTGCTGAACACCCTTCCTTTTTGGAGAGcaagtggggaggaaggggaaattgATGCTTACAGAATCCACACATAaggaaatgtcttttaaaattaactgtatattttgcatgtatgtgtgtgcattagagagtgagagagaggcagccATTAATGGATTGTGCTATATTATATATGTATTACCTGTTTTACATATTGCATCTAACGTGTGTAATACATAGAACATTGTACATAATATATATACTTTTCCTGCATATTATGTGTACTATGTGCTGCAGCCATAAAGCAGGGACCTGAGGGAtaagaaaaaagataaaataaaggaGCGTCCTTTATTTAAATGTGTTGCTCCGCCACCAGGTTTTAAGACAAAACCAGCAAGATTGTGAGACAGGAGCAATTAGCACAGACTAGCACCTTTGTGACCCTACTAATTCCCCCCTGTTCTGAG contains:
- the LOC115637434 gene encoding potassium voltage-gated channel subfamily A member 6-like encodes the protein MWAEEPLSLAGARGGCGEAEAAGEDRSGSGSCCSSERLVINISGLRFETQLRTLSLFPDTLLGDPSRRMRFFDPLRNEYFFDRNRPSFDAILYYYQSGGRLRKPVHVPLDIFMEEIRFYQLGEEAIETFREDEGFIQEEEKPLPQQHFQRQVWLLFEYPESSGPARGIAIVSVLVILISIVIFCLETLPEFRQESKGALPGLAEGAHQDNQMFLLPEQPNGTPSPMHPSPRASPFFTDPFFLIETLCIIWFSFELLVRFFACPSKPEFSRNIMNIIDIVAIIPYFITLGTELAQEQQKKQQPRTAINNNGGQQQTMSLAILRVIRLVRVFRIFKLSRHSKGLQILGKTLQASMRELGLLIFFLFIGVILFSSAVYFAETDDPESLFTSIPDAFWWAVVTMTTVGYGDMYPMTIGGKIVGSLCAIAGVLTIALPVPVIVSNFNYFYHRETEQEEQCRYTHVTCGQQQSPFSEPKKGDSNQSLSKSEFLETEDLESMKYPNFIPTSNQDYRGKKMLTEV